The sequence GCAATAATCGTCGCTTGAAAAATAATCCTTTAAAAACAATAGTATAGTGTTGGCATGGTGGTTGCTGTATAAGTCCTGCCTTGTCTCGCAGGGCGTGGTTTACTGATCACTTTTTAGTAGAAGGAGAGGAATATGGCTGGTTATCTAACAGGCTTCGACAACGATTTTTTCAGTCAATTTGATCAATTGCGCCGACAAATGAATCGGCTATTCGGTGAGTCTGCGGGGGCTGCCGGGATTCGTTCGGTTGCAGCGGGCACATACCCGGCAATCAACGTTGGCGCATCAACTAAGCAGGTAGATGTTTATGTGTTTGCTGCTGGCCTTGACCCCGAGCAACTGCAGATTTCATTGCAACAAAACCTGCTGACAATAGCAGGGGAACGCAAGCTCCAGTTGGCAGAGGGCGTACAAGCCTATCGGCGAGAGCGATTCAGTGGTGCTTTTAAGCGCACACTTGCGTTGCCTGAGGATGTCAACCCTGATGCGGTTGAAGCCACCTATCGAGACGGCGTTTTGCATATTGTTGTGCAGCGCAAAGAGGAAGTTCAGCCACGCAAGATTGAAGTCAAATAAATTCTACAAACATACCAGTATTAATAATCAGGTATTGAAGGAGTAAGAAAAATGAGCGACAGCAAAACTGTGCAGCCAGCAGAGTCAGCTGCTGAAGTTAAGAACGAAGTGATATTGCGTCCATCAGTAGACATCTATGAAGACGCTAAGGGTATCACCCTAAAAGCAGATCTTCCGGGTGTATCAAAAGAGGGGCTTGGTATCGAGCTCGACGGCGAAACACTGACTATAGAGGCCACGCTGGATATTGATATGCCGGAAAGTATGACGGCGCTTTATGCAGATGTGAACGGAACTCGTTATGTACGCAGCTTTGCTCTCAGCAGTGAGTTGGAAACGGGAAACATTAATGCCGAAATGAAAAATGGTGAATTGACGCTGACCATCCCCAAGCGAGAAGAAGTGCAGCCACGCAAGATTGAAATAAAAGCCGGTTGATTACTTTAGCGGTGCAGCCTTGAGCTGTACCGCCTTTCCGGTCGTTTTAAGTTATTTATTTGTTCATCTCTCGTGAGGGAGTGTTAATGGATCATTCCATACTAATAAATTGGTGTGTCATCCTCGC is a genomic window of Methylophaga thalassica containing:
- a CDS encoding Hsp20/alpha crystallin family protein produces the protein MSDSKTVQPAESAAEVKNEVILRPSVDIYEDAKGITLKADLPGVSKEGLGIELDGETLTIEATLDIDMPESMTALYADVNGTRYVRSFALSSELETGNINAEMKNGELTLTIPKREEVQPRKIEIKAG
- a CDS encoding Hsp20/alpha crystallin family protein, which produces MAGYLTGFDNDFFSQFDQLRRQMNRLFGESAGAAGIRSVAAGTYPAINVGASTKQVDVYVFAAGLDPEQLQISLQQNLLTIAGERKLQLAEGVQAYRRERFSGAFKRTLALPEDVNPDAVEATYRDGVLHIVVQRKEEVQPRKIEVK